A single region of the Microcella sp. genome encodes:
- a CDS encoding adenosine deaminase, whose protein sequence is MTMATPNLLAGTDLALEQLPKVSLHDHLDGGLRPQTIIELAAEIGLELPATESQALADWFLAQCTAGSLVEYLKTFDITVAVMQSRENLERVAREFVLDLAADGVVWGEVRWAPEQHLQGGLSLDEAVEAVQSGLDAGVEQARDAGHSIRVGQLVTAMRHADRGLEIAELALRHRDAGVVGFDIAGAEAGFPPSRMKDAFDLLAAEWFPATIHAGEADGLDSIRGALLDGHALRLGHGVRLAEDIHLRHEGDTTIAGLGRLAEWVKDRQIALETSPSSNLQTGAIAEWGTELVDHPLDLFYQLGFCVTVNTDNRLMSATTLSRELSLVSEAFGYDLDDLLALQLNAAQAAFLPVEDREALIETIIDGFEAAQ, encoded by the coding sequence ATGACGATGGCGACACCGAACCTTCTCGCGGGCACCGACCTGGCGCTCGAACAACTGCCCAAGGTGTCGTTGCACGACCACCTCGACGGCGGTCTTCGACCGCAGACGATCATCGAGCTCGCCGCCGAGATCGGGCTCGAGCTGCCGGCCACCGAGTCGCAGGCGCTCGCCGACTGGTTTCTCGCCCAGTGCACGGCGGGCTCGCTCGTCGAATACCTGAAGACCTTCGACATCACCGTGGCGGTCATGCAGTCGCGCGAGAACCTCGAGCGCGTCGCCCGTGAGTTCGTGCTCGACCTCGCCGCCGACGGCGTCGTCTGGGGCGAGGTGCGCTGGGCGCCCGAGCAGCACCTGCAGGGCGGCCTGAGCCTCGACGAGGCAGTCGAGGCTGTGCAGTCGGGTCTGGATGCCGGGGTCGAGCAGGCGCGCGACGCGGGCCACAGCATCCGGGTGGGCCAGCTCGTGACGGCCATGCGCCACGCCGATCGGGGCCTCGAGATCGCCGAGCTCGCCCTGCGTCACCGCGACGCAGGCGTCGTCGGGTTCGACATCGCCGGGGCCGAGGCGGGGTTTCCGCCCAGCCGCATGAAGGATGCGTTCGACCTGCTCGCCGCCGAATGGTTCCCGGCGACGATCCACGCTGGCGAGGCCGACGGGCTCGACTCGATTCGCGGAGCCCTGCTCGACGGGCACGCCCTGCGCCTCGGGCACGGGGTGCGACTCGCCGAAGACATCCACCTGCGTCACGAGGGCGACACGACGATCGCGGGCCTCGGTCGGCTCGCCGAGTGGGTGAAAGACCGCCAGATCGCCCTCGAGACCAGCCCGAGCTCGAACCTGCAGACGGGCGCGATCGCCGAGTGGGGCACCGAGCTCGTCGATCACCCCCTCGACCTGTTCTACCAACTGGGGTTCTGCGTCACCGTCAACACCGACAACCGGCTCATGAGCGCCACGACCCTCAGCCGTGAGCTCTCGCTCGTGAGCGAAGCGTTCGGCTACGACCTCGACGACCTGCTCGCGCTGCAGCTCAACGCGGCGCAGGCGGCGTTCTTGCCCGTCGAAGACCGCGAGGCCCTCATCGAGACCATCATCGACGGCTTCGAGGCTGCCCAGTGA
- a CDS encoding nucleoside hydrolase codes for MPEKIILDCDPGHDDAVAMLLAHGSPHIDLLAVTTVMGNQTIEKVTRNALAVARVIGMDAVPIARGAHRPLVRTVETAPDIHGESGLDGPVLPEPVVELDPRHAVDLIIDTVMAHEPGTVTLVPTGALTNIALAVRKEPRIAERVKQVVLMGGGVHVGNWSAVAEFNIIIDPEAAHIVFNESWPLTMIGLDATHQALATDEVAARIAAVGTAPARFVGELLEFFAHSYKDAQGFDHPPVHDPCAVAFVIDPSLLRVVRAPLDVELTGGLTLGMTVADLRAEAPEGCTTQVALDIDNDRFWGLVVDALVRIGDVQV; via the coding sequence ATGCCCGAGAAGATCATCCTCGATTGCGACCCCGGCCACGACGACGCCGTGGCGATGCTGCTCGCCCACGGTTCGCCCCACATCGACCTGCTCGCCGTGACGACCGTCATGGGCAACCAGACGATCGAGAAGGTCACGCGCAACGCGCTCGCGGTGGCGCGCGTCATCGGCATGGATGCTGTTCCGATCGCCCGCGGAGCCCACCGCCCGCTCGTGCGCACCGTCGAGACGGCACCCGACATCCACGGCGAATCGGGGCTCGACGGGCCCGTGCTGCCCGAGCCCGTCGTCGAGCTCGACCCTCGCCACGCCGTCGACCTCATCATCGACACCGTCATGGCCCACGAACCCGGCACCGTGACGCTCGTGCCCACCGGAGCCCTCACGAACATCGCCCTCGCCGTGCGCAAGGAGCCGCGCATCGCCGAGCGCGTCAAGCAAGTCGTGCTCATGGGCGGCGGCGTGCACGTGGGCAACTGGAGCGCCGTCGCCGAGTTCAACATCATCATCGACCCCGAGGCCGCGCACATCGTGTTCAACGAGTCGTGGCCGCTCACCATGATCGGGCTCGACGCCACGCACCAGGCGCTCGCGACCGACGAGGTGGCGGCGCGCATCGCCGCGGTCGGCACGGCGCCCGCGCGCTTCGTCGGCGAACTGCTCGAGTTCTTCGCACACAGCTACAAAGACGCGCAGGGCTTCGACCACCCGCCCGTGCACGACCCCTGCGCGGTCGCATTCGTCATCGACCCCTCGCTGCTGCGCGTCGTGCGCGCGCCCCTCGACGTCGAGCTGACCGGAGGGCTCACGCTCGGCATGACCGTCGCCGACCTGCGCGCTGAAGCCCCCGAGGGGTGCACGACGCAGGTCGCCCTCGACATCGACAACGACCGCTTCTGGGGCCTCGTCGTCGACGCCCTCGTCAGAATCGGCGACGTGCAGGTCTAG
- a CDS encoding thymidine phosphorylase produces the protein MAIEPFDVVDLIRTKRDKGVLSTAQVDWMVDAYTRGYIADEQMSAMTMAIFLNGMSRDEIRDLTLAMVASGTRLDFSGLSKKTTDKHSTGGVGDKITLPLAPLVASFGVAVPQLSGRGLGHTGGTLDKLESIPGWRANVTVDDMMAQLDAVGAVVCAAGSGLAPADGKLYALRDITGTVECIPLIASSIMSKKIAEGTAALVLDVKFGSGAFLKDITQSRELAQVMVQLGHDAGVATRAVLTNMNVPLGLAIGNANEVRESVEVLAGGGPADVVELTVVLARHMLELAGVTDADVEGALQNGQAMDAWRGMIRAQGGDPDAALPVARETHVVTADRDGVLVSQEALPFGIAAWRLGAGRARKEDPVEHAAGIDLHVKPGDTVTAGQPLFTMLTNDEARFARALESLEGAYAIGDAGDEVHTGGPLIAEVIDA, from the coding sequence ATGGCCATCGAGCCGTTCGATGTCGTCGATCTCATCCGCACCAAGCGCGACAAGGGTGTGCTGAGCACTGCGCAGGTCGACTGGATGGTCGACGCCTACACGCGCGGCTACATCGCCGACGAGCAGATGTCGGCCATGACGATGGCGATCTTCTTGAACGGCATGAGCCGCGACGAGATTCGCGACCTCACGCTCGCCATGGTCGCCTCGGGCACGCGCCTCGACTTCTCGGGCCTGTCGAAGAAGACCACCGACAAGCACTCGACCGGCGGGGTGGGCGACAAGATCACGCTGCCGCTCGCGCCGCTCGTGGCCTCGTTCGGCGTCGCGGTGCCGCAGCTCAGCGGCCGCGGGCTGGGTCACACGGGGGGAACGCTCGACAAGCTCGAGAGCATCCCGGGCTGGCGTGCGAACGTCACCGTCGACGACATGATGGCGCAGCTCGACGCTGTCGGCGCCGTCGTGTGCGCGGCAGGCTCGGGCCTCGCGCCGGCCGACGGCAAGCTCTACGCCCTGCGCGACATCACGGGCACGGTCGAGTGCATTCCGCTCATCGCGTCGTCGATCATGTCGAAGAAGATCGCCGAGGGCACCGCAGCGCTCGTGCTCGACGTGAAGTTCGGCTCCGGCGCGTTTCTGAAAGACATCACCCAGTCGCGCGAGCTCGCCCAGGTGATGGTGCAGCTCGGCCATGACGCTGGCGTCGCGACGCGGGCCGTGCTCACCAACATGAACGTGCCGCTCGGCCTCGCGATCGGCAACGCCAACGAGGTGCGCGAATCGGTCGAGGTGCTCGCGGGCGGCGGCCCCGCCGATGTCGTCGAGCTCACGGTCGTGCTCGCCCGCCACATGCTCGAGCTCGCGGGCGTCACCGACGCCGATGTCGAGGGCGCGTTGCAGAACGGCCAGGCGATGGATGCCTGGCGCGGCATGATCCGCGCTCAGGGCGGAGACCCGGATGCTGCGCTGCCGGTCGCGCGTGAGACCCACGTCGTGACGGCCGACCGTGACGGCGTGCTCGTGTCGCAAGAGGCCCTGCCTTTCGGCATCGCGGCCTGGCGCCTCGGAGCGGGCCGCGCCCGCAAAGAAGACCCGGTCGAGCACGCCGCGGGCATCGACCTGCACGTCAAGCCGGGTGACACCGTGACGGCCGGGCAGCCGCTCTTCACGATGCTCACGAACGACGAGGCGCGCTTCGCTCGCGCTCTCGAGTCGCTCGAGGGCGCCTACGCCATCGGCGACGCGGGCGACGAGGTGCACACGGGTGGCCCGCTCATCGCCGAGGTCATCGACGCGTAG
- a CDS encoding cytidine deaminase, whose amino-acid sequence MTDIDWDALREVAIDASAKAYVPYSRFPVGVAAIVDDGRVISGCNVENASYGLTLCAECALVSTLHMTGGGKLVAFTCVDGDGAALMPCGRCRQLLYEHSAEGMLLQTVSGIKTIDEVLPDAFGPRTLETFRETHD is encoded by the coding sequence ATGACCGATATCGATTGGGATGCCCTGCGCGAGGTCGCGATCGACGCGAGCGCCAAGGCCTACGTGCCGTACTCGAGGTTTCCGGTCGGGGTGGCGGCGATCGTCGATGACGGGCGGGTGATCTCGGGCTGCAACGTCGAGAACGCCTCTTACGGCTTGACGCTGTGCGCGGAGTGCGCGCTCGTGTCGACCCTGCACATGACGGGCGGCGGCAAACTCGTGGCCTTCACGTGCGTCGACGGCGACGGCGCAGCTCTCATGCCGTGCGGCCGCTGCCGCCAGCTGCTCTACGAGCACTCGGCCGAGGGCATGCTGCTGCAGACGGTGTCGGGCATCAAGACCATCGATGAGGTGCTGCCCGACGCGTTCGGCCCCCGCACCCTCGAGACTTTCCGCGAAACCCACGACTAG
- a CDS encoding ABC transporter permease has product MTTTRDSGSGLAPSTIVVRSWKAPIAFAIFAVLGAVLFIGLARGGDTTYRLSNDSDAIVLAPIVLPANATGIATVVLMVAIAVYAFLLVRSARKVPLWLTTIFAILFLLGFLTWAAAGSTVPLVGLLAGALTVSTPLIFGSLGGVISERVGVVNIAIEGQLLAGAFVAAMVATLTGSAIVGLLAAMFAGALVSVILASFAIKYLVDQVIVGVVLNVLVIGLTSFFYSTVMVADPELFNKPDRFQRISIPLLSDIPILGPILFNQTIIVYIMFALVPTVWFALFKTRWGLRLRSVGEHPKAADTVGINVRATRFWNVLLAGAIVGGGGAFFTLAAIGSFTKEMTNGAGFIALAAVIFGQWNPIKATLAALLFGFATNLQSTLSIVGSPVPSEFMLMLPYLVTIFAVAGLVGMSRAPAASGKPYIKA; this is encoded by the coding sequence GTGACGACCACTCGAGACTCAGGCTCAGGGCTCGCGCCCTCGACCATCGTGGTGCGCAGCTGGAAGGCGCCGATCGCGTTCGCGATCTTCGCCGTGCTCGGTGCCGTGCTGTTCATCGGCCTCGCTCGTGGCGGCGACACCACCTACCGGCTGAGCAACGACAGCGATGCCATCGTGCTCGCCCCGATCGTGCTGCCGGCCAACGCGACCGGCATCGCCACCGTGGTGCTCATGGTCGCCATCGCGGTCTACGCCTTCTTGCTCGTGCGGTCGGCGCGCAAGGTGCCGCTGTGGCTGACGACGATCTTCGCGATCTTGTTCCTGCTCGGCTTCTTGACCTGGGCCGCTGCCGGGTCGACCGTGCCGCTCGTGGGCCTGCTGGCTGGCGCCCTGACGGTGAGCACGCCGCTCATCTTCGGCTCACTCGGCGGTGTCATCTCTGAACGCGTCGGCGTCGTGAACATCGCCATCGAGGGCCAGCTGCTGGCCGGAGCCTTCGTGGCCGCGATGGTCGCCACGCTGACCGGTTCGGCCATCGTCGGCCTGCTCGCTGCCATGTTCGCGGGTGCCCTCGTCTCGGTGATCTTGGCCTCGTTCGCGATCAAGTACCTCGTCGACCAGGTGATCGTCGGTGTCGTGCTCAATGTGCTCGTCATCGGGCTCACGAGCTTCTTCTACTCGACCGTGATGGTCGCCGACCCCGAGCTCTTCAACAAGCCAGACCGTTTTCAGCGCATCTCGATTCCGCTGCTGAGCGATATCCCGATTCTCGGGCCGATCCTGTTCAACCAGACGATCATCGTCTACATCATGTTCGCCCTCGTGCCGACGGTCTGGTTCGCACTGTTCAAGACCCGCTGGGGCCTGCGCCTGCGCTCTGTCGGTGAGCACCCGAAGGCCGCAGACACCGTCGGCATCAATGTGCGCGCGACCCGGTTCTGGAACGTGCTGCTCGCCGGTGCCATCGTCGGCGGTGGCGGCGCGTTCTTCACCCTCGCGGCGATCGGCTCGTTCACGAAAGAGATGACGAACGGCGCGGGCTTCATCGCTCTCGCCGCCGTGATCTTCGGTCAGTGGAACCCCATCAAGGCCACTCTGGCTGCTCTGCTGTTCGGCTTCGCGACCAACCTGCAGTCGACGCTGTCGATCGTGGGCTCACCGGTGCCGAGCGAGTTCATGCTCATGCTGCCCTACCTCGTGACGATCTTCGCGGTCGCCGGCCTCGTGGGCATGTCGCGAGCGCCAGCCGCGTCGGGCAAACCGTACATCAAGGCGTAG
- a CDS encoding ABC transporter permease, which yields MSDTTTPAAPVTAPDEVPPPPRGNQILREIFGGSAAISVLAVFLALVVGGILIIMTDDAVAEAAGYFFSRPADTFSAMWDAVAGAYSALFRGSVFNYLRADDLVAAFRPITETLANATPLIAAGLGVALAFRVGMFNIGGRGQMLIAAAVAGYIGAYIPMPPVIHLIVALIFGLIGGALWGGLVGLLKARTGAHEVIVTIMLNYIAFYLVSFLLRTPGALQAPGQNNPKSGPMLETAQFPPLLNNLLGVQYNLNIGFILVILATIFTWYLLDRSALGFRFRAVGENPHAAKVAGINVKAVYVQVMLIAGALVGLAGVYQVLGNFTGGFAAGLDAGIGFDAITVALLGRSKPWGVFFAGILFGALKAGSYTMQAAEGIPVDIVLVVQSFIVLFIAAPPLVRSIFRLPTPDPLFRWRTPKIARVAEENK from the coding sequence ATGAGCGACACGACCACCCCCGCCGCACCCGTGACGGCGCCCGACGAGGTGCCGCCGCCGCCGCGCGGCAACCAGATCCTGCGCGAGATCTTCGGCGGCAGTGCCGCCATCTCGGTGCTCGCCGTGTTTCTCGCGCTCGTCGTCGGCGGAATCCTCATCATCATGACCGACGACGCGGTCGCCGAAGCAGCCGGCTACTTTTTCTCGCGCCCCGCTGACACCTTCAGCGCGATGTGGGATGCCGTCGCCGGTGCCTACAGCGCCCTCTTCCGTGGCTCGGTGTTCAACTATCTGCGAGCAGACGACCTCGTGGCGGCGTTCCGCCCGATCACCGAGACCCTCGCGAACGCGACGCCGCTCATCGCGGCCGGGCTCGGCGTGGCGCTGGCGTTCCGCGTCGGCATGTTCAACATCGGTGGCCGCGGTCAGATGCTGATCGCCGCCGCGGTCGCCGGCTACATCGGGGCATACATTCCGATGCCGCCCGTGATCCACCTCATCGTCGCGCTCATCTTCGGCCTCATCGGCGGTGCGCTGTGGGGTGGCCTCGTCGGCCTGCTCAAGGCGCGCACGGGTGCGCACGAGGTGATCGTGACGATCATGCTCAACTACATCGCGTTCTATCTGGTCTCGTTCCTGCTGCGCACTCCTGGCGCTCTGCAGGCGCCGGGGCAGAACAACCCCAAGAGCGGGCCGATGCTCGAGACAGCGCAGTTTCCGCCGCTGCTCAACAACCTGCTCGGCGTGCAGTACAACCTCAACATCGGGTTCATCCTCGTCATTCTCGCCACGATCTTCACGTGGTACCTGCTCGACCGCTCGGCGCTCGGCTTCAGGTTCAGGGCCGTCGGTGAGAACCCTCACGCCGCGAAGGTGGCGGGCATCAACGTCAAGGCCGTCTACGTGCAGGTCATGCTCATCGCGGGCGCCCTCGTCGGCCTCGCGGGCGTCTACCAGGTGCTCGGCAACTTCACGGGCGGATTCGCCGCTGGCCTCGACGCCGGCATCGGCTTCGACGCCATCACCGTGGCGCTGCTCGGCCGGTCGAAGCCCTGGGGCGTCTTCTTCGCCGGCATCCTGTTCGGCGCATTGAAGGCGGGCAGCTACACGATGCAGGCGGCCGAGGGCATTCCGGTCGACATCGTGCTCGTCGTGCAGTCGTTCATCGTGCTGTTCATCGCGGCGCCGCCGCTCGTGAGGTCGATCTTCAGATTGCCCACCCCTGATCCGCTCTTCCGGTGGCGAACACCGAAGATCGCGCGAGTTGCGGAGGAGAACAAGTGA
- a CDS encoding ABC transporter ATP-binding protein → MKLELRGITKRFGALVANDHIDLVVEPGEIHCLLGENGAGKSTLMNVLYGLYQADEGEILLDDVVQSFSGPGDAMSAGIGMVHQHFMLIPVFTVAENVMLGHEQTKAGGRLDLEAARAMVHEISSRFGFNIDPDAKIEDLPVGVQQRVEIIKALSRNANVLVFDEPTAVLTPQETDELMGIMRQLRDEGTSIVFITHKLREVREVADRITVIRLGKVVGEVEPTATNVEMASLMVGRAVELTVDKTPAQPAEPALVITDLTVTDHVGQVLVDSVSFTLHRGEILAIAGVQGNGQTELTEAIMGLQERVLGSITLGDEELVGKSPRQVLDAGVGFVPEDRTEDGLVGAFTIAENLMLDRSTGEPFVKWGTLQLPVLAQFATDRIAEFDVRTQGITSKASSLSGGNQQKVVLARELSRDLSLFVAAQPTRGLDVGSIEFVHKRIVATRDAGIPVIVVSTELDEVAALADRVAVMYRGRIVGIVPGDTPRDVLGLMMAGEAPTEAAA, encoded by the coding sequence ATGAAACTCGAGCTTCGCGGCATCACGAAGCGCTTCGGCGCGCTCGTGGCCAATGACCATATCGACCTCGTCGTCGAGCCGGGCGAGATCCACTGCCTGCTCGGTGAGAACGGGGCGGGCAAGTCGACCCTCATGAACGTGCTCTACGGGCTCTACCAGGCAGACGAGGGCGAGATTCTGCTCGACGACGTCGTGCAGAGCTTCTCGGGCCCGGGTGACGCGATGAGCGCCGGAATCGGCATGGTGCACCAGCACTTCATGCTCATTCCGGTGTTCACGGTCGCCGAGAACGTCATGCTCGGTCACGAGCAGACCAAGGCGGGGGGCCGGCTCGACCTCGAGGCAGCTCGAGCGATGGTGCACGAGATCTCGAGTCGCTTCGGCTTCAACATCGACCCAGACGCGAAGATCGAAGACCTGCCCGTCGGCGTGCAGCAGCGCGTCGAGATCATCAAGGCGCTCTCGCGCAACGCCAACGTGCTCGTCTTCGACGAGCCCACTGCCGTGCTCACCCCGCAAGAGACCGACGAGCTCATGGGCATCATGCGGCAGCTGCGCGACGAAGGCACCTCGATCGTGTTCATCACCCACAAGCTGCGCGAGGTGCGCGAGGTGGCCGATCGCATCACCGTCATCCGGCTCGGCAAGGTGGTCGGAGAGGTCGAGCCGACGGCGACGAACGTCGAGATGGCCTCGCTCATGGTCGGCCGCGCCGTCGAGCTCACCGTCGATAAGACCCCGGCTCAACCGGCAGAACCGGCGCTCGTCATCACCGACCTCACGGTGACCGATCATGTCGGGCAGGTGCTCGTCGACTCGGTGAGCTTCACTTTGCACCGCGGAGAGATTCTGGCGATCGCCGGGGTGCAGGGCAACGGCCAGACCGAGCTCACCGAGGCGATCATGGGTCTGCAGGAGCGAGTGCTCGGCTCGATCACTCTCGGTGATGAAGAGCTCGTCGGCAAGAGCCCTCGGCAGGTGCTCGACGCCGGCGTCGGATTCGTGCCTGAAGACCGCACCGAAGACGGCCTCGTGGGTGCCTTCACCATCGCCGAGAACCTCATGCTCGACCGCTCGACGGGCGAGCCCTTCGTCAAGTGGGGCACCCTGCAGCTGCCCGTGCTCGCGCAGTTCGCCACCGATCGCATCGCCGAGTTCGATGTGCGCACGCAGGGCATCACGTCGAAAGCCAGCAGCCTCTCGGGCGGCAACCAGCAGAAGGTCGTGCTCGCGCGCGAGCTGAGCCGCGACCTCAGCCTCTTCGTCGCGGCGCAGCCGACGCGAGGTCTCGACGTGGGCTCGATCGAGTTCGTGCACAAGCGCATCGTCGCCACGCGCGATGCCGGTATTCCCGTCATCGTCGTCTCGACCGAGCTCGACGAAGTGGCGGCGCTCGCCGATCGCGTCGCCGTCATGTATCGGGGTCGCATCGTCGGCATCGTGCCAGGAGACACCCCCCGAGACGTACTCGGTCTCATGATGGCCGGAGAAGCACCGACGGAGGCTGCAGCATGA
- a CDS encoding BMP family ABC transporter substrate-binding protein gives MINTTRKRGMGAFALLGASALVLAGCAAAPEAEAPEETEALDFLPCIVSDAGGWDDKSFNEAAYDGIEEAAGDLGVDFIAVESADENAYGPNVQNLVDQGCDLIVTVGFLLNEATATASAANPDINFAIIDDFVEGDNVKPILFNTVEAAFLAGYAAASYSETGVVGTFGGIPIPPVTIFMDGFVQGVSHYNEVKGTSVQALGWDLDGQTGAFTGGFAPGTEALTTAQGLIDQNADVLLPVGGPIYFSAAEAIRDSGRSIALMGVDKDVFVSDPDIADLLLTSVLKNIAVAVYDVVTAAAGGNFDSSTYVGTLENGGVGLAPFHDFESSVDAELSGEIEALIAAIIAGEIEVTSPASP, from the coding sequence GTGATCAACACCACCCGCAAGCGCGGCATGGGCGCATTCGCCCTGCTCGGCGCGAGCGCCCTCGTGCTCGCCGGCTGCGCCGCAGCCCCCGAGGCAGAGGCGCCCGAAGAGACCGAGGCTCTCGACTTCCTTCCCTGCATCGTTTCTGACGCAGGCGGATGGGACGACAAGTCGTTCAACGAGGCCGCGTACGACGGCATCGAAGAGGCGGCAGGCGACCTGGGCGTCGACTTCATCGCGGTCGAGTCGGCCGACGAGAACGCCTACGGCCCGAACGTGCAGAACCTCGTCGACCAGGGCTGCGACCTGATCGTCACCGTCGGCTTCCTCCTCAACGAGGCGACCGCGACGGCGTCGGCGGCGAACCCCGACATCAACTTCGCGATCATCGACGACTTCGTCGAGGGCGACAACGTCAAGCCGATCCTGTTCAACACGGTCGAGGCCGCGTTCCTCGCGGGCTACGCCGCAGCGAGCTACTCAGAGACCGGCGTCGTCGGCACCTTCGGCGGCATCCCGATTCCGCCCGTCACCATCTTCATGGACGGCTTCGTGCAGGGCGTCTCGCACTACAACGAGGTCAAGGGCACGTCAGTGCAGGCTCTCGGGTGGGACCTCGACGGTCAGACCGGTGCCTTCACGGGCGGCTTCGCTCCCGGCACCGAGGCGCTGACCACGGCGCAGGGCCTCATCGACCAGAACGCTGACGTGCTGCTGCCCGTCGGTGGCCCGATCTACTTCAGCGCTGCTGAGGCGATTCGCGACTCGGGCCGCTCGATCGCCCTCATGGGTGTCGACAAGGACGTGTTCGTGTCTGACCCCGACATCGCCGACCTGCTGCTCACCTCGGTGCTGAAGAACATCGCCGTCGCGGTGTACGACGTCGTCACGGCCGCTGCCGGTGGCAACTTCGACAGCAGCACCTACGTCGGAACCCTCGAGAACGGTGGAGTCGGCCTCGCGCCGTTCCACGACTTCGAGTCGTCGGTCGACGCCGAGCTCTCGGGCGAGATCGAGGCGCTCATCGCCGCGATCATCGCGGGCGAGATCGAGGTCACCTCGCCGGCATCGCCGTAA
- a CDS encoding mannose-1-phosphate guanylyltransferase — MHALEGALPNFHAIIPAGGVGSRLWPLSRAEAPKFLHDLTGSGHTLLGDTWNRVLPLAGSAGIMVVTGRAHRAAVQAQLPDLLDENIVLESEPKDSSAAIGLAAAILHRRHPDVIVGSFAADHVITDSERFRQSVAEAVAVARAGYITTIGISPSEPSVGFGYIARGAALSVEGAPHAHLVDCFVEKPDLPTATAYVESGDYLWNAGMFIARADTLLAQLGETEPLLHEGLLEIAAAWDTDSRADVVDAVWPLLPKIAIDYSVAEPAAAAGRLAVVRGDFAWDDVGDFSSLAKLLSGNRPGDLAILGEGARVLADSSSGVVVSQSSRLISLIGVTDIVVVDTPDALLVTTREHAQRVKSVVDAIKLAGRDDLL, encoded by the coding sequence ATGCACGCGCTGGAGGGGGCCCTGCCCAATTTTCACGCCATCATTCCTGCCGGTGGTGTCGGGTCGAGGCTTTGGCCGCTCTCGCGCGCCGAGGCGCCGAAGTTCTTGCACGACCTGACGGGCAGCGGTCACACTCTGCTCGGCGATACCTGGAACCGCGTGCTGCCGCTCGCCGGCAGCGCGGGCATCATGGTCGTCACGGGGCGCGCCCACCGCGCGGCCGTGCAGGCCCAGTTGCCCGATCTGCTCGACGAGAACATCGTGCTCGAGAGCGAGCCGAAAGACTCGTCGGCGGCGATCGGGCTCGCGGCGGCCATCCTGCATCGTCGTCACCCCGATGTCATCGTCGGGTCGTTCGCGGCCGACCATGTGATCACCGACTCCGAACGGTTTCGGCAGAGCGTGGCAGAAGCGGTCGCGGTAGCGCGCGCCGGCTACATCACCACGATCGGCATCTCGCCGTCTGAACCCTCGGTGGGCTTCGGCTACATCGCCCGCGGTGCAGCGCTCTCGGTCGAGGGCGCCCCGCACGCGCACCTCGTCGACTGCTTCGTCGAGAAGCCCGACCTGCCGACGGCGACGGCCTACGTCGAGTCGGGCGACTACCTGTGGAACGCGGGCATGTTCATCGCGCGCGCCGACACCCTGCTCGCGCAGCTCGGTGAGACCGAGCCGCTGCTGCACGAGGGGCTGCTCGAGATCGCTGCCGCGTGGGACACCGATTCGCGGGCCGATGTGGTCGACGCCGTCTGGCCGTTGCTGCCGAAGATCGCCATCGACTACTCGGTGGCAGAGCCTGCGGCCGCGGCGGGTCGGCTCGCCGTGGTGCGCGGCGACTTCGCGTGGGACGACGTCGGAGACTTCTCGTCGCTCGCCAAGCTGCTGTCGGGCAACCGCCCGGGCGACCTCGCCATTCTCGGCGAGGGTGCGCGCGTGCTCGCCGACTCGTCGAGCGGCGTCGTGGTGAGCCAGAGCAGCAGGCTCATTTCGCTCATCGGGGTCACCGACATCGTCGTCGTCGATACTCCGGATGCTCTGCTCGTGACCACGCGCGAGCACGCTCAGCGGGTGAAGAGCGTCGTCGATGCGATCAAGCTGGCGGGGCGCGACGACTTGCTCTAG